From one Erinaceus europaeus chromosome 4, mEriEur2.1, whole genome shotgun sequence genomic stretch:
- the NCR2 gene encoding LOW QUALITY PROTEIN: natural cytotoxicity triggering receptor 2 (The sequence of the model RefSeq protein was modified relative to this genomic sequence to represent the inferred CDS: inserted 2 bases in 2 codons; substituted 1 base at 1 genomic stop codon) — translation MDTPRGLGALSKTPQFHKVAGQKFSVKCQYPPSSRPYLRKSWCKEVSEYLCNTLVTSSGPQTWAQSSXFAIWDNPXAGFFRVSMVDLREEDSGHYWCRISHGCSNSVXSFRFYLAIVFRQHNLTICSNPTTFPALIPALCSFLVAKNLVLSALLVM, via the exons ATGGACACACCCCGCG GCTTGGGAGCACTCTCGAAGACCCCGCAGTTTCACAAGGTCGCAGGCCAGAAGTTCTCAGTGAAGTGCCAGTACCCACCCTCAAGCAGGCCCTACCTCAGGAAGAGCTGGTGTAAGGAAGTGTCTGAGTACCTCTGCAACACCCTGGTCACCAGCTCAGGTCCCCAAACATGGGCTCAGTCCTCCTGATTTGCAATCTGGGACAACC GTGCTGGTTTCTTCAGAGTCTCCATGGTTGACCTGAGGGAGGAGGACTCAGGACACTACTGGTGTAGAATCTCCCATGGTTGCAGCAACTCTG AGTCCTTTAGGTTCTATCTGGCCATTGTCTTCAG GCAACACAACCTCACTATCTGCTCCAACCCCACAACCTTCCCTGCCCTGATCCCTGCACTTTGCAGCTTCCTGGTGGCCAAGAACCTGGTCCTGTCAGCCCTGCTGGTCATGTGA